A stretch of Candidatus Symbiobacter mobilis CR DNA encodes these proteins:
- a CDS encoding YcjF family protein, whose translation MQNLDDLLKEAIQKATTERGNINILIAGRSGVGKSTLINAVFQQNLAETGQGRSVTQNTREITRDGIPITIFDTRGLEMSQFKETLSELEKVIKDRSGDKDSNRHIHVAWLCIQEDGRRVESAEVDLHNMLSKHVPLITVITKARSDNGFKNEVLGLLPESKNVIRVRAIQEELDDGYTLKPIGLGSLIELTSEVIPEGKRRALAAAQKANLNYTKAQAHKIVAGAATAATVAGASPIPFSDAAILAPIQIGMIAGITSVFGLELSKGTLTTLVTSAIGVGGATFVGRTIVVNVMKLFPGIGTFAGGAISAATASAITVGLGEAYIAVLAEIFLDNPEAVPSAADIAEKLKDKMLNKSK comes from the coding sequence ATGCAGAACCTCGACGACCTCCTAAAAGAGGCCATTCAGAAGGCCACGACTGAGCGTGGCAACATAAATATCCTGATTGCTGGACGGTCTGGCGTTGGGAAAAGTACTTTGATTAATGCTGTCTTCCAGCAAAATCTTGCAGAGACAGGACAGGGACGCTCCGTCACACAAAACACCCGTGAAATCACCAGAGATGGAATCCCAATCACGATATTTGACACACGAGGATTGGAAATGTCTCAGTTTAAGGAGACATTGTCCGAACTCGAAAAAGTTATTAAAGATCGGAGTGGAGACAAAGACTCAAATAGACACATTCATGTCGCTTGGCTTTGCATCCAGGAAGATGGGAGGCGGGTAGAAAGTGCTGAAGTTGATTTGCATAACATGCTATCAAAGCATGTTCCGTTAATTACAGTCATAACGAAAGCGAGAAGTGACAACGGTTTCAAGAACGAAGTTCTTGGACTATTGCCAGAGTCAAAGAATGTGATTCGTGTTCGCGCCATTCAAGAAGAATTAGATGATGGGTACACGCTGAAACCAATTGGTCTTGGTAGTCTTATAGAGCTAACCTCAGAGGTCATCCCCGAGGGAAAGCGAAGGGCCTTGGCTGCAGCGCAAAAGGCCAATCTCAACTACACAAAAGCACAAGCTCATAAAATTGTCGCTGGAGCAGCAACTGCTGCTACTGTCGCTGGCGCAAGCCCAATCCCATTCTCTGACGCCGCAATTCTTGCGCCGATTCAGATTGGTATGATCGCTGGAATCACTTCCGTTTTCGGACTTGAGCTTTCTAAAGGGACATTAACCACTTTGGTGACATCTGCAATTGGTGTAGGTGGCGCTACATTTGTCGGGCGGACCATTGTCGTCAATGTTATGAAGTTATTTCCTGGCATTGGAACCTTTGCCGGCGGTGCCATTTCTGCGGCAACTGCAAGCGCGATAACTGTTGGACTCGGCGAGGCATACATAGCGGTTCTTGCAGAAATTTTCTTAGACAATCCTGAGGCTGTTCCTAGCGCAGCAGACATTGCAGAAAAGCTGAAAGACAAGATGCTCAATAAGTCCAAGTAG
- a CDS encoding PEP-CTERM sorting domain-containing protein, which translates to MKNFSIIALCLAVMTSFSVAHAQLVETDWVNSGDKLLTLDTVTGRKWLDLTQTYNWSVDMVRAELPSFTVATSESVYQLFQHAGVTLNSSCDPFCDVYDSESILTSMQQKLSYSGWTWGFITQGFVLDQRGENGVGLAAFSHMGNENQVSFYGLWIPSSYPGNGHSVWAYLDSNTPVLSPVPEPETYVMVLAGLGMICGIVRRRKAKQA; encoded by the coding sequence ATGAAAAATTTTTCCATTATTGCTTTGTGCCTTGCTGTTATGACTTCTTTTTCAGTCGCTCATGCTCAGCTTGTTGAAACTGACTGGGTAAATTCTGGAGATAAACTTTTGACGTTGGATACAGTAACCGGTCGGAAGTGGCTTGATCTGACGCAGACGTATAACTGGAGTGTTGACATGGTTCGCGCTGAGCTACCTTCATTTACTGTAGCGACGAGTGAGTCTGTTTATCAGCTTTTTCAACATGCCGGTGTCACACTAAATTCTTCATGCGATCCATTCTGTGATGTGTACGATAGCGAATCTATTCTTACAAGTATGCAGCAAAAACTAAGCTACTCTGGTTGGACTTGGGGGTTTATTACACAGGGTTTTGTATTAGACCAAAGAGGTGAAAATGGCGTAGGACTCGCTGCATTTAGCCATATGGGAAACGAAAACCAAGTTAGTTTTTATGGACTGTGGATTCCGTCTTCATATCCAGGTAACGGACATTCAGTTTGGGCATACTTGGACAGTAACACTCCGGTTCTTTCTCCCGTCCCAGAACCAGAGACGTACGTGATGGTATTGGCTGGGTTGGGAATGATTTGCGGTATCGTGCGTCGCCGCAAAGCGAAGCAAGCATAA
- a CDS encoding IS5 family transposase: MGLIFHDDGWRLHDALWGIIKSSLPEPKKHPLGCHNPRVSDRSAMNAILFVLRTGCQWNALNMTGICSCSSAYRRFREWTKAGVFSALWVQQLVEYDKSQGIDWAWTSMDGALTKAPLAGQQTTGANPTDRGKQGVKRSVLTDGAGIPLSVAIDGANRHDMKLVRSTLEDIKAKRPDPTDTKPQGICLDKGYDYDEVREIVKEFGFTAHIRSRGEEAKSIKQEAGFKARRWVVERTHSWMNRFRRILVRWEKLPETYIAMLHLTCAIITLRAYCLLK; the protein is encoded by the coding sequence ATGGGCCTGATATTTCATGATGATGGGTGGAGATTGCATGATGCACTTTGGGGAATAATAAAATCATCGCTCCCTGAACCCAAAAAACATCCCCTTGGTTGCCATAATCCGCGTGTATCTGATCGGAGCGCAATGAACGCAATTCTTTTTGTATTGCGAACTGGCTGCCAGTGGAACGCCTTAAACATGACAGGAATTTGCTCGTGCAGTTCTGCCTATCGACGCTTTCGCGAATGGACGAAAGCAGGTGTATTTTCAGCCCTTTGGGTACAACAATTGGTCGAATACGACAAATCCCAAGGCATTGATTGGGCATGGACATCCATGGATGGAGCGTTAACCAAAGCACCCCTAGCAGGTCAGCAAACAACTGGTGCCAACCCAACAGATCGAGGCAAGCAAGGTGTCAAGCGCAGTGTGCTCACTGATGGTGCAGGCATACCGCTTTCCGTCGCCATCGACGGTGCGAATCGGCACGACATGAAGCTGGTCAGGAGTACGCTGGAAGACATCAAAGCAAAACGACCAGACCCGACGGACACAAAACCACAAGGCATCTGCTTGGACAAAGGATACGATTATGATGAAGTAAGAGAGATCGTCAAAGAATTTGGCTTTACGGCTCACATTCGTTCCAGAGGCGAAGAAGCAAAATCTATAAAGCAAGAAGCTGGTTTCAAGGCACGGCGCTGGGTAGTAGAACGTACACATAGCTGGATGAATCGCTTTCGCCGAATTCTGGTTCGTTGGGAAAAACTTCCTGAAACGTATATCGCCATGTTGCACCTCACTTGCGCCATAATCACTTTAAGGGCATATTGCCTACTGAAATAG
- a CDS encoding transposase — protein MTRYSREFQEQIARKMMPPNSQSIAKISQETGVSAPTLYAWRNRYRSQGHVVPAKPEDPQGWDWKAKAAAVLKTVAMNEAEKSEYCRQNGLYPEHLQAWEQVFEEADSIRSPVNAGDIGAERKKVRHLEKELKRKDKALAEAAALLVLSKKVQAIWGSKEED, from the coding sequence ATGACGAGATACAGCCGGGAATTTCAGGAACAGATAGCACGCAAGATGATGCCACCGAACAGCCAAAGCATTGCGAAGATCAGCCAAGAGACGGGCGTTTCAGCGCCCACCTTGTACGCATGGCGGAATCGATACCGATCACAGGGTCACGTAGTACCCGCGAAGCCCGAAGACCCGCAAGGCTGGGACTGGAAAGCGAAGGCGGCTGCGGTACTGAAGACGGTGGCGATGAACGAGGCGGAGAAGTCCGAGTACTGCCGACAAAATGGGCTGTACCCAGAGCACCTACAGGCATGGGAGCAGGTGTTTGAAGAGGCGGACAGTATTCGAAGCCCTGTCAATGCAGGGGATATTGGAGCGGAGCGCAAGAAGGTCAGGCACCTGGAAAAGGAGCTGAAGCGCAAGGACAAAGCATTGGCGGAGGCGGCTGCACTGCTGGTGCTGTCAAAAAAAGTCCAGGCCATTTGGGGCAGCAAAGAGGAAGACTGA
- the tnpC gene encoding IS66 family transposase produces MRQALPASLPRVDIAHEPDTTTCTCGQAMQRISQDVSERLDYVPGVFRVERHIRGVWACKCCEHLRQDPMPAQIIEGGIPTARLLAQVLIAKYDDHLPLYRQCEIYARCGVDISDSTLADWVGACGVALAPIAQALKAQLLQSQVLHADESPITILGKKGDKKRGYIWAYASGVHEPVAAVVYQVKEGRSGGHARDFLQHAPPVRSVYETGSDPPGSRRWVGHLVVDDYAGYKALFVAGAGVRTDSSSGLSTTAQSEVSTPMSIIEVGCWAHVRRKFVELQVSAKSTLAATALVHIGALYTVEREIRDEGLDLAQALQRRQSQSAPRLAALHDWLRASREQVINGGAAAKAIDYALKRWPALVRYAGNARLPIDNNRIENQIRPWALGRKNWLFSGSLAAGARAADIMSLIQTAKINGIEPLAYLTDVLTRLPTLPNSRINELLPTRWQPAPDPQP; encoded by the coding sequence GTGCGCCAAGCGCTACCGGCAAGTTTGCCCCGGGTGGATATCGCCCACGAGCCCGACACCACCACCTGTACTTGCGGCCAAGCGATGCAGCGCATCAGCCAGGATGTCTCTGAGCGGCTGGACTACGTGCCCGGGGTGTTTCGGGTTGAACGCCATATCCGTGGCGTGTGGGCGTGCAAGTGCTGCGAGCATCTGCGCCAAGACCCCATGCCTGCGCAGATCATCGAGGGTGGCATCCCCACTGCCCGGCTGCTGGCGCAGGTCTTGATTGCCAAGTATGACGATCATTTGCCGCTGTACCGCCAGTGCGAAATCTATGCCCGCTGCGGGGTGGACATCAGCGACTCGACCCTGGCCGACTGGGTGGGTGCTTGTGGCGTGGCATTGGCACCGATTGCACAGGCATTGAAGGCGCAGTTGCTGCAAAGCCAGGTGCTGCACGCCGATGAGTCGCCGATCACGATTCTGGGTAAAAAGGGTGACAAGAAGCGCGGCTATATCTGGGCGTATGCCAGTGGCGTGCATGAGCCCGTTGCGGCGGTGGTGTATCAGGTCAAGGAGGGGCGCAGCGGCGGGCATGCCCGGGATTTTTTGCAGCATGCGCCGCCTGTGCGCAGCGTCTACGAAACCGGCAGCGATCCACCCGGGTCAAGACGCTGGGTGGGTCACCTGGTGGTCGATGACTATGCGGGGTACAAGGCATTGTTTGTGGCGGGTGCGGGCGTGCGTACGGACTCTAGTTCGGGCTTGAGCACGACGGCGCAAAGCGAGGTCAGCACCCCGATGTCGATCATTGAGGTGGGTTGTTGGGCGCATGTGCGGCGCAAGTTCGTTGAGTTACAGGTCTCGGCCAAGAGTACGCTGGCGGCCACGGCGCTGGTGCATATTGGGGCGCTGTATACGGTTGAACGGGAAATTCGCGATGAGGGGCTGGATTTGGCGCAGGCTTTGCAGCGGCGCCAGAGCCAGTCTGCCCCGCGCTTGGCTGCACTGCACGATTGGCTCAGGGCCAGTCGCGAGCAGGTGATCAATGGCGGTGCTGCGGCCAAGGCGATCGATTACGCTTTGAAGCGCTGGCCTGCGCTGGTGCGTTATGCCGGCAATGCACGCCTGCCCATCGACAACAATCGCATTGAGAACCAGATCCGGCCTTGGGCGCTCGGGCGTAAGAATTGGCTCTTCAGTGGCAGCTTGGCTGCAGGTGCGCGCGCAGCGGACATCATGAGTTTGATTCAAACGGCCAAGATCAATGGCATTGAGCCGCTGGCGTATTTGACCGATGTGCTCACCCGGTTGCCGACTCTGCCCAACAGCCGCATCAATGAGTTGCTGCCGACGCGCTGGCAGCCAGCCCCTGATCCACAGCCCTAA
- the istA gene encoding IS21 family transposase has product MPQERLSMRKIRDVLRYRNDTDLSLEAIARALRLSKGVVSKYLKLAENAGLKWPLPDDLDDGALEHRLYRQLAARESAFVEPDHALIHQELKKKGVTLTLLWEEYKQEAGETAYQYTAFCTRYRAWAGSLKRSMRQIHRAGEKLFADFAGPTVAIFDADTGESRVASIFVAVLGASSYTFACATAGQTQADWLGGLARALEFIGGVTELIVPDNPKALVKVANAYEPELNRATAEFAQHYGTVILPARPKKPQDKAKVEVGVQVVERWILARLRHRQFFSLVELDSAVGELLPVLNDRPFKKLPGSRREAFERLDVACLKALPTTRFELADWKRARVNIDYHVEFEGHFYSVPHVLARQEVELRITQGMVEILARNRRVAGHARNTSKGNYTTVAEHMPAAHRAHAEWTPGKLIAWGTLVGVATGELVQRMLLEKQHSEQGYRACLGLMRLARKVGAERMEAACTRALAIGAYRFRSVASILDKGLDRQPVDPTKTDTPLHSHANVRGPDYYH; this is encoded by the coding sequence ATGCCACAAGAGAGACTATCCATGAGAAAAATTCGAGACGTACTGCGTTACCGAAACGACACTGACCTGAGTCTGGAGGCGATTGCCCGGGCGCTGAGGCTATCGAAAGGGGTGGTATCGAAATACCTGAAGCTGGCGGAGAACGCCGGGCTGAAATGGCCATTGCCAGACGACCTGGATGACGGCGCTCTGGAGCATCGGCTGTATCGCCAATTGGCTGCCCGGGAGTCGGCATTTGTTGAGCCTGACCATGCGCTGATCCACCAGGAGCTGAAGAAGAAAGGTGTCACTCTCACCCTGCTGTGGGAAGAGTACAAGCAAGAGGCCGGGGAAACGGCTTACCAGTACACAGCTTTTTGTACCCGCTACAGAGCTTGGGCTGGTTCGCTCAAGCGCTCGATGCGTCAGATTCACCGTGCAGGTGAAAAGCTGTTTGCCGACTTTGCGGGCCCGACCGTTGCGATCTTCGATGCCGACACTGGTGAGAGCAGAGTGGCGAGCATCTTTGTTGCCGTGCTGGGCGCATCCAGCTACACCTTTGCTTGTGCAACGGCTGGGCAAACGCAGGCAGACTGGCTGGGCGGGCTGGCCAGGGCGCTCGAGTTCATAGGTGGCGTGACAGAACTGATCGTTCCGGACAATCCCAAGGCGCTGGTCAAAGTCGCCAACGCTTATGAGCCGGAACTGAACCGGGCAACAGCCGAATTTGCCCAACACTACGGAACGGTGATATTGCCTGCGCGACCGAAGAAGCCGCAGGACAAGGCGAAGGTCGAAGTGGGTGTTCAGGTGGTCGAGCGCTGGATTCTGGCGCGACTACGGCATCGCCAATTCTTCTCGCTGGTGGAACTGGACAGTGCCGTAGGTGAACTATTGCCAGTGCTGAACGACCGGCCATTCAAGAAACTGCCTGGTTCCCGGCGGGAAGCATTCGAGAGGCTGGACGTTGCGTGCCTGAAAGCCCTGCCGACCACCCGATTCGAACTGGCAGACTGGAAACGCGCACGTGTCAATATCGACTATCACGTCGAGTTCGAGGGCCATTTCTACAGCGTACCGCATGTGCTGGCGCGGCAGGAAGTCGAATTGCGCATTACGCAAGGAATGGTGGAAATCCTGGCTCGCAATCGCAGGGTGGCAGGCCATGCGCGCAATACCAGCAAAGGCAACTACACGACCGTGGCCGAACACATGCCGGCGGCGCACCGCGCCCATGCAGAGTGGACACCTGGGAAGTTGATCGCCTGGGGGACTTTGGTAGGCGTTGCCACTGGCGAATTGGTTCAGCGCATGCTCCTGGAAAAGCAGCATTCAGAGCAAGGGTACCGCGCCTGCCTCGGCCTGATGCGTTTGGCCCGCAAGGTGGGCGCGGAACGGATGGAAGCCGCCTGTACCCGGGCACTGGCTATTGGCGCGTATCGCTTCCGGTCGGTGGCATCGATCCTGGACAAAGGTCTCGATCGCCAGCCCGTCGATCCCACCAAAACTGACACGCCCTTGCACAGCCATGCCAATGTGCGTGGGCCTGATTACTACCACTGA
- the istB gene encoding IS21-like element helper ATPase IstB, which translates to MLMEQTVQTLKTLRLPGMLAAFEEQQTNSAAASLSFDERFAMLVDREQTWRENRRVSRLLREARMKSGQACLEDVRYGTDRKLDKASMAQLGSCQWIRAHQNVILTGATGCGKTWLACALGNAACRQGLSVAYVRTPRFFEELRIAHGDGSFGKKLASLSKTDLLILDDWGLAALNQSERNDLLEVLDDRVGSRSTLITSQLPVEHWHAYLNDPTLADAILDRVIHAAHKIALAGESMRKQKELQ; encoded by the coding sequence ATGTTGATGGAACAGACCGTACAAACTCTCAAGACCCTGCGTCTGCCTGGCATGCTTGCCGCATTCGAAGAGCAGCAGACGAATAGCGCAGCCGCCAGCCTGTCATTCGACGAACGATTCGCCATGCTCGTCGATCGTGAACAGACTTGGCGGGAAAACCGCCGTGTTTCTCGTCTGCTGCGCGAGGCCCGCATGAAGTCTGGTCAAGCGTGCCTGGAGGATGTGCGCTACGGCACCGACCGGAAACTGGACAAAGCGTCCATGGCGCAGCTAGGTTCCTGCCAGTGGATACGAGCGCATCAAAATGTGATTTTGACGGGTGCCACGGGGTGTGGAAAGACCTGGCTTGCTTGCGCACTGGGCAACGCCGCATGCCGTCAGGGACTGTCCGTGGCGTATGTTCGTACCCCCCGGTTCTTCGAGGAACTGCGCATCGCGCACGGTGATGGCAGTTTCGGCAAGAAATTAGCCAGCCTGTCCAAGACGGACTTGCTGATCCTGGACGATTGGGGCCTGGCTGCGCTCAACCAGTCCGAGCGCAATGACCTGCTGGAGGTTCTCGACGATCGCGTCGGCTCCCGATCGACCCTGATAACGAGCCAATTGCCGGTCGAGCATTGGCATGCCTACCTGAACGATCCCACACTGGCCGATGCCATTCTCGACCGAGTCATCCATGCTGCGCACAAGATTGCCCTAGCGGGCGAATCCATGCGCAAACAGAAAGAACTTCAGTGA
- a CDS encoding group II intron maturase-specific domain-containing protein, which yields MLDSDNLARAWKRVKANKGAPGIDGVTMEDFPAHARAHWPAVRKQIREGRYQPQAVRRVEIPKHGGGERLLGIPTIMDRVIQQAIAQVLTPIFDPTFSESSYGFRPGGNAHQAIRQVQATVKEGRNIAVDIDLAKFFDTVNHDVLMNLLGRTIADKRLLCLIGRYLRAGVLVKSKVAPMSECAFLGFTIKGKKVRWTDKALADFKHRIKKLTGRNWGISMEYRLKKLGQYLRGWTGYFGISQYYRPVPELDEWIRRRIRMCYWKKWRWPRTKIKNLLALGVSLKSAIQHGVSSKSYWQMSRTPVINQALSNLWLQEQGLQSVKDLWCKAQGYMVMKRKTLSSEPTC from the coding sequence GTGCTGGACAGCGACAACCTGGCGCGTGCGTGGAAACGGGTGAAGGCCAACAAGGGCGCGCCGGGCATTGACGGCGTGACCATGGAAGACTTTCCCGCCCATGCACGCGCACACTGGCCAGCCGTGCGAAAGCAAATCAGAGAAGGGCGATACCAGCCGCAGGCCGTGCGCAGGGTAGAAATACCCAAGCATGGCGGCGGCGAACGCCTGCTGGGCATCCCCACCATCATGGATCGGGTGATCCAACAGGCCATCGCCCAGGTGCTCACGCCGATATTCGACCCGACCTTTTCGGAATCGAGCTACGGCTTTCGACCAGGCGGCAATGCACACCAGGCGATCAGGCAGGTGCAAGCGACGGTCAAGGAAGGCAGAAACATCGCAGTGGACATTGATTTGGCGAAGTTTTTCGACACCGTCAACCACGACGTGCTGATGAACTTGCTGGGGAGAACCATTGCGGACAAGCGACTGCTGTGCCTGATAGGGCGCTACCTGCGCGCCGGGGTGCTGGTCAAAAGCAAGGTGGCACCGATGAGTGAATGCGCCTTTCTGGGCTTTACGATCAAGGGCAAGAAAGTACGCTGGACTGATAAAGCCCTGGCGGATTTCAAGCACCGCATCAAGAAGCTGACTGGGCGAAACTGGGGCATTTCCATGGAATACCGGCTGAAGAAACTGGGGCAATACCTACGGGGATGGACGGGCTACTTTGGCATCAGCCAGTATTACCGCCCGGTACCCGAACTGGACGAGTGGATCAGAAGGCGCATCCGAATGTGCTACTGGAAAAAGTGGCGCTGGCCGCGCACGAAGATCAAGAATTTACTGGCATTGGGCGTAAGCCTGAAATCGGCAATTCAGCACGGAGTCAGCAGCAAAAGCTATTGGCAGATGTCCAGAACCCCGGTAATCAATCAGGCCCTATCCAACTTGTGGTTACAGGAGCAAGGTTTGCAGAGTGTGAAAGACCTGTGGTGCAAGGCACAGGGATATATGGTTATGAAGCGAAAGACTTTGTCGAGCGAGCCGACTTGTTGA
- a CDS encoding type II toxin-antitoxin system VapC family toxin, with product MKPKVYLETSIISYLTALPSNDLRAMANQNSTLEWWQTQREKFELLISEFVIAEASMGNPSAAQRRLAVVTNLAELEANESVRNLGKALILHHALPVKAEIDAYHIAIAAVHGVEFLLTWNCTHIANAATRPKIEATCRRLGFEPPIICTPLELMEE from the coding sequence GTGAAACCAAAGGTCTATCTCGAAACATCGATTATCAGCTACTTGACGGCGCTACCGTCCAACGATTTGCGGGCTATGGCGAACCAGAACTCGACGCTGGAGTGGTGGCAAACGCAGCGTGAGAAGTTTGAATTACTGATTTCTGAATTTGTCATTGCAGAGGCCAGCATGGGCAACCCTAGCGCGGCACAACGTCGCTTGGCTGTGGTGACGAATCTGGCCGAACTCGAGGCGAATGAATCGGTAAGGAATCTGGGCAAAGCGTTGATCCTGCACCATGCTTTGCCCGTCAAGGCTGAAATTGACGCTTACCATATCGCGATTGCGGCAGTACATGGGGTAGAGTTTCTCTTGACGTGGAACTGTACTCATATTGCCAATGCAGCTACCCGTCCGAAAATCGAAGCCACATGCCGACGACTTGGCTTTGAACCCCCGATTATTTGTACCCCGCTTGAGCTGATGGAGGAATAA
- a CDS encoding type II toxin-antitoxin system VapC family toxin yields MLLDSNIIIYAAEPGYERLLRYIDERQSVVSIISKIEVIGYHKLSVENSRRLVELFAVMSILPLSDAIASRAISLRQLRKMSLGDSLIAATALEHELPLVTANAKDFSWVENIIVINPLE; encoded by the coding sequence ATGCTATTAGATAGCAATATCATCATCTACGCGGCAGAGCCAGGTTACGAGCGGCTCTTAAGATACATTGATGAAAGGCAATCAGTTGTCTCAATCATTAGCAAAATTGAAGTTATCGGATACCACAAGCTTTCGGTAGAAAATAGTAGGAGGCTAGTGGAATTATTTGCAGTAATGTCAATTTTGCCTTTATCAGACGCTATCGCATCACGCGCAATCTCGCTCCGACAGCTTCGTAAGATGTCTTTGGGTGATTCACTTATAGCAGCCACCGCATTAGAGCATGAGCTTCCACTTGTAACCGCAAATGCAAAAGACTTTTCCTGGGTTGAAAATATAATAGTTATTAACCCGCTTGAATAA
- a CDS encoding type II toxin-antitoxin system VapC family toxin, translated as MKHKVYIETSVVSYLTAWRSRDLVIAGNQETTKEWWDRKNEFDIFISQFVLDEAAAGDSGAAHARLDALQGIRELEVVEQVIEIAQELVIQTALPSKARLDALHIAVAALHRMNFLLTWNCTHIANPMQRPMIENVIRGFGYTPPVICTPQELLEALNENYEPDY; from the coding sequence ATGAAACATAAGGTTTACATCGAAACATCTGTCGTCAGCTATCTGACCGCGTGGCGTAGCCGCGACCTTGTTATTGCTGGCAACCAGGAAACGACCAAGGAGTGGTGGGATCGCAAGAATGAGTTTGATATTTTTATCTCACAGTTTGTTTTGGATGAGGCTGCTGCTGGAGACTCAGGCGCTGCACACGCGAGACTCGACGCTCTCCAAGGAATTCGCGAGCTTGAGGTGGTGGAGCAAGTTATTGAAATAGCGCAGGAGTTGGTTATTCAGACTGCATTGCCTTCTAAAGCAAGGCTAGACGCACTGCATATTGCTGTGGCTGCACTGCATCGAATGAATTTCTTGTTGACATGGAATTGCACACACATTGCCAATCCAATGCAACGACCCATGATTGAGAATGTCATTCGTGGTTTTGGTTACACACCGCCTGTTATCTGTACACCGCAAGAATTATTGGAGGCTCTGAATGAAAACTATGAACCCGATTATTGA
- a CDS encoding type II toxin-antitoxin system RelE/ParE family toxin produces MFTVVETLLFQRQWPLYWTEEERGAFAAYIAEHPTAGDVVPESGGIRKVRGSRAGSGKSGGVRVIYFTRTSEGEVVLLTLYAKAKTDNITGAKLKEIRRALEE; encoded by the coding sequence ATGTTCACAGTGGTCGAAACACTTCTCTTCCAGCGGCAATGGCCGCTCTACTGGACAGAAGAAGAAAGAGGTGCCTTCGCCGCCTATATTGCAGAACACCCAACAGCCGGAGATGTTGTGCCCGAATCCGGTGGCATTCGCAAGGTGCGTGGGTCTCGTGCTGGTTCTGGCAAGTCTGGTGGCGTGCGCGTGATCTATTTCACTCGCACATCCGAAGGTGAAGTTGTTCTGCTGACGCTTTACGCGAAGGCAAAGACAGACAACATCACTGGCGCTAAGTTGAAGGAGATCCGCCGTGCCCTCGAAGAGTAA
- a CDS encoding helix-turn-helix domain-containing protein — translation MPSKSKPLTDKELAAYEAERDLAAELLQAVQEMKAGQLHVVLSPVMEARKKTGLSQSQFAALMGVSVRTLQGWEQGRKQPSGAARTLLAIASTNPKALLAVAGK, via the coding sequence GTGCCCTCGAAGAGTAAACCCCTCACAGATAAAGAGCTTGCTGCTTACGAAGCAGAGCGCGATTTGGCGGCAGAGCTCCTGCAGGCAGTGCAAGAAATGAAGGCTGGCCAACTACATGTTGTGTTATCGCCTGTCATGGAAGCTCGCAAGAAAACCGGCCTGTCGCAGTCGCAGTTCGCCGCGCTAATGGGTGTGTCTGTTCGCACCTTGCAAGGTTGGGAGCAAGGTCGTAAGCAGCCAAGCGGTGCGGCTCGTACGCTTCTGGCAATTGCCAGCACAAACCCAAAAGCTTTGCTTGCAGTAGCTGGCAAGTAG
- a CDS encoding DUF2442 domain-containing protein translates to MPGKLISQAEVTHVSQHGFWLLLADEELFLPFTSFPWFRGATIEQLCQVEWPTENHLFWPSLDIDLSVESIRNPSAFPLMAAIPAPNRG, encoded by the coding sequence ATGCCTGGAAAACTCATTTCCCAAGCTGAAGTTACCCATGTTTCACAACATGGCTTTTGGCTGCTGCTTGCCGACGAAGAACTTTTTTTGCCGTTCACAAGCTTCCCGTGGTTTCGCGGCGCAACCATTGAGCAACTGTGCCAAGTGGAATGGCCGACTGAAAACCACCTTTTCTGGCCGTCTTTGGATATCGATTTGTCTGTCGAGTCCATTCGCAACCCGTCAGCGTTCCCGCTCATGGCAGCTATTCCAGCGCCCAATCGGGGGTAG